The Anomaloglossus baeobatrachus isolate aAnoBae1 chromosome 10, aAnoBae1.hap1, whole genome shotgun sequence genome has a segment encoding these proteins:
- the ARL14EP gene encoding ARL14 effector protein isoform X2, with the protein MAAARDSGASYTGMPSKKTQVKRAALWCSYISARMAGRAAKALKSLQFANPGRQTEFTPETSTREKRRQTKTSASGQTIPSKNKVYDSQGILLANGMDLCDCLDEDCMGCFYACRKCGSNKCGIECRCDRKWLYEQIEIEGGEVIRNKHV; encoded by the exons ATGGCGGCTGCGCGAGATTCTGGCGCCAGTTATACAGGGATGCCGAGCAAGAAGACACAGGTGAAA AGAGCCGCCCTGTGGTGTTCCTATATTTCCGCCCGCATGGCC GGGCGAGCTGCCAAAGCCTTGAAGTCCCTGCAGTTTGCCAACCCAGGGCGGCAAACAGAGTTTACACCAGAAACCAGTACGAGAGAGAAGAGGCGACAGACAAAGACATCAGCATCCGG ACAAACCATACCATCAAAGAATAAAGTCTACGATAGCCAAGGGATCCTTTTAGCCAACGGCATGGATCTATGTGACTGTTTGGAtgaagactgtatgggctgcttctatGCCTGCCGGAAATGCGGCTCCAACAAATGCGGCATCGAGTGCAGATGTGACCGCAAATGGCTTTATGAACAGATTGAAATAGAAGGCGGAGAAGTCATCCGTAATAAACATGTTTGA
- the ARL14EP gene encoding ARL14 effector protein isoform X3 has translation MAAARDSGASYTGMPSKKTQVKGRAAKALKSLQFANPGRQTEFTPETSTREKRRQTKTSASGSDRQTIPSKNKVYDSQGILLANGMDLCDCLDEDCMGCFYACRKCGSNKCGIECRCDRKWLYEQIEIEGGEVIRNKHV, from the exons ATGGCGGCTGCGCGAGATTCTGGCGCCAGTTATACAGGGATGCCGAGCAAGAAGACACAGGTGAAA GGGCGAGCTGCCAAAGCCTTGAAGTCCCTGCAGTTTGCCAACCCAGGGCGGCAAACAGAGTTTACACCAGAAACCAGTACGAGAGAGAAGAGGCGACAGACAAAGACATCAGCATCCGGGTCAGATAG ACAAACCATACCATCAAAGAATAAAGTCTACGATAGCCAAGGGATCCTTTTAGCCAACGGCATGGATCTATGTGACTGTTTGGAtgaagactgtatgggctgcttctatGCCTGCCGGAAATGCGGCTCCAACAAATGCGGCATCGAGTGCAGATGTGACCGCAAATGGCTTTATGAACAGATTGAAATAGAAGGCGGAGAAGTCATCCGTAATAAACATGTTTGA
- the ARL14EP gene encoding ARL14 effector protein isoform X1, whose product MAAARDSGASYTGMPSKKTQVKRAALWCSYISARMAGRAAKALKSLQFANPGRQTEFTPETSTREKRRQTKTSASGSDRQTIPSKNKVYDSQGILLANGMDLCDCLDEDCMGCFYACRKCGSNKCGIECRCDRKWLYEQIEIEGGEVIRNKHV is encoded by the exons ATGGCGGCTGCGCGAGATTCTGGCGCCAGTTATACAGGGATGCCGAGCAAGAAGACACAGGTGAAA AGAGCCGCCCTGTGGTGTTCCTATATTTCCGCCCGCATGGCC GGGCGAGCTGCCAAAGCCTTGAAGTCCCTGCAGTTTGCCAACCCAGGGCGGCAAACAGAGTTTACACCAGAAACCAGTACGAGAGAGAAGAGGCGACAGACAAAGACATCAGCATCCGGGTCAGATAG ACAAACCATACCATCAAAGAATAAAGTCTACGATAGCCAAGGGATCCTTTTAGCCAACGGCATGGATCTATGTGACTGTTTGGAtgaagactgtatgggctgcttctatGCCTGCCGGAAATGCGGCTCCAACAAATGCGGCATCGAGTGCAGATGTGACCGCAAATGGCTTTATGAACAGATTGAAATAGAAGGCGGAGAAGTCATCCGTAATAAACATGTTTGA